DNA from Archaeoglobus veneficus SNP6:
CTTCTGTCTTTCGTTGACATCCTTAATAGAGAGGTCTATGTGCCCCCTCTTTGGATTTACATCGAGAACCTTGCAAACGACCTTCTGCCCCTTCTTCACGTAGTCCCTTATGTCTTTAATCCAGCCTGGCGCAACCTCACTAATATGCACGAGTCCCTCTCTACCCTCGTACTCATCGAGAGAGACAAAAGCGCCAAAGTCGAGAACTCTTGTGACAGTTCCTATTACAATTTCGCCTTTTGCCGGATAACCGCTTCTCCTGATAATCAGCCGGTCTTCAGCTTTTTTACCTTTCTCGGTCATCCAAGTTCCTTTGGAGAGAGGTAATTTAAAGGTTGCCTAAGGTCGCTTCCGCTTCAAAACTCTAAGCTCGTTTACGAACATTCTCCAGTTCAGGACAAAGTGAAGAACAGCAATTGCAATTATTGCAAGGCCAACATACTCGTGGTATTCTCTCCATGTGCCCTTCTCGAGTCCGAAGATTACAATATGTCCGCTCTGCGGCCCTTTAGGAGACAGGAAGAGCAGTATACCACTTATTGCCTGAAAGATGCCGGTGGCGATCAGACTGAGAGTGACGATAACTTTACTTTTCGCACCCATGGTGCTACATACTTTGGAGGAGATATATAAAATTTAATGGAGTAAATGGCGAGAAGTAGCGGTATAGATTAGAATATAAGGGTAGTTAAAGTTAAATACCCGCTGGCCAGAGGATATACCATGGCGAAGGGCCAGAAAACCAAGACTCCGCCTCTAATGTCCTCGGCGGGTATAATGAGGTACTTTGAGGAAGAAAAGACCCAAGTAAAAATAAGCCCGAAGAGCATTCTCGCCTTTGGTTTCGTCATCGGAGCACTGATAATCGTCTTAAATGCATACTATGGACTCTGGCCGGGTTAAGCACGAGATAATCTTCGTTGGCCGCTCCAACGTTGGAAAATCCACTCTTTTTTCTGCTCTCTTCGGGAAAAAGGTTAGAAAAGGTAAGAAGCCTGGTACCACTATCAAGCCCAACTTTTTGCAGTATCGCGACCTGCTCATCACGGATTTGCCGGGCTACGGCTACATACGGGGGGTAAATAGAGACTTCAATGAGAGGGTTAAGGATTTCATAGTCCACTATATAGAGAACAACGCTAATAGGATTATAGTCTCGGTTCACGTAATAGATGCGAAGGCCTTTCCAGAAGTGGTCGAACGATGGGAGAGCAGGGGCGAGATTCCGGTTGACATAGAGATGTACGAGTTTCTCGATGAGGTGAGCAATGTAATCGTTGCTGCAAACAAAATCGACAAAGTAGAGAATGTTGATGAAACCCTCGACATCATAGCCGAAAAGCTCGGCATGCTCTCTCGCGACATGATATTTCCAGTGTGTGCCAAAAAAGGGGAAGTAAAACCTCTCAAGGAGGAGCTCAAAAAAAGGCTTGTGAGAGCTGGCAGGAGCGATTTGCTCGGGGTTTTCAGGCGTTAAACGTTTAGTCTTCTCAGCCAAAAAATTTTATAAAAATTTCAGAAGGTGTTCAGTTCTCCGTTGATGACCATCTCCGTTATCTTCGTTATGTCGGACAGCCACTCCTCGGCAACTTCTCTGATTCCGGGTTCCATTTTCTCGACTTCATATCCTTTCTCCGGTATTATCTGGATGCTGAGAGCCTTAGGCTCGTTTATTGGCTTTCCTATCTGGGACAAAATTCTGACGTAGATTTCCTTGATTCCCTCCACTTTCTCGACACAATCGCTCGCTATTGCGTTGGCAAGCAGGTTGTAAATCTTGCCCACGTGATTTATCGGGTTCTTTCCGCTTGTGGCCTCCATGCTCATAGGTCTTCCCGGAGTGATCAGCCCGTTGCACCTGTTGCCCCTTCCAACGCTGCCGTCGTCACCATTCTCTGCTGATGTACCCGTGACGGTGAGGTAGTAGCAGCCCCTTTCGTAGTCATCAGCGGTGTTAACGTTGACTATAACTTCTCTCTCCGTGTACTCGCCTGCTATGTCCTTAACCCACTCGGTAAGTTCCTGCTTTATCGCATCGTACTCCTCTATGTCGTTGAGGTATCTGTCAATAAAGGCACACGCGATGGTAAGGGTAATCCGATCTTTCTCCCTGAGCCCCATTACCTTAACATCTTCACCAACTGCAGGATTTTTCCGCCTGAACTCGTTGTATATACGCTGTTCGACATTGTAAACGAGGCGTTCGGTTTCGCTGAGGGGGGCATAGCCTATACCGAAGGATGTATCGTTTGCGTGCGGAACTTTTCCGCGTTTAAATACATCCTTGAGGTCAGTACTGCCCTCACCAAGCCTGACATCGAAGACAATGTCCGTTTCAACGTCCAGACAATGCATGTGCTCCCTGATGTAGTCCTTCGCAGCTTTAAGGGCGATCTTGTCCGTTGGGATGTAAACGCCCTCAAAGAACTTCGTCGCCCTGCCGACGAGAAGGACGTAGATGGGCTCTATCACCTCTCCTCCGCCAAATTGTGGGTTTGATCTACCGGCAACAATCTGAGTTTCATCGGTGTTGTGATGCAGAATAGTACCAAGGCGCTTCATGTATTCTTTGCTCAAAGCCCTGCTCATCGCCTCTGCCATCCCGTCCGCAAGGCTGTCAGGGTGACCAATGCCCTTTCTCTCGACTATCTCAATCTGCTGCTGTTCAATAGGAGTGTGAACGATTTCCTCGACATAAATGTTCTTCATTGGACTCACCGATGCAGGAGGATTATGAAGAGATATAAATATTATCCCCTAAACACGTGAGGTCTTTTATAGGCGGTGATACAAAATCCTGGAGAATTGTTTTGCTTCTTTTGAAGCTAAAAAATAATTCTGTTAAGAGTTAGCTCTTAAGACCTACTGTACCTCTGCTTTCCTCATGTTCCAGAGTCCAGTGACTATGCTGTATGCGAACTTTGCAGCGAAGTAGAATATCGCAACGGCAAATACAGTTGTTATGGGGGGAAGAGAAGAGCCCCCAAACACATACTTCGCAAAAAGCATGTATGGAGAGAGGATTATAAAGAAGACAGACGAGTTTATGGCTATTTTCCGGAAGAATATTCTCGAGTATATTTCGTTCATCTCCGCCTGCAGTCCGTCGTACGCTTCTTTGTCGTTCATTATGATCGCGAGCGTTACGGCATCGTAGTACTCAGCAAGCTGTCTTTCCTCCTGCTCAAGTTCCTCCATATGCCTTTTGAAAACTATGGGCACAATCTTTTCCGCAGCTTTCTCGGAAATAACAACTGCAACAAGGGAAGAAGTCACAAGCAGGAACGATGCAGCGTCGAGCATTTCCTTGACACCTGACAAAACTAAAAAATTGAAAATAAAAATTCTTCGCTGCCTTAAGGCGGCAGCTTGATTCCAAAGAATCCGCTCAGGAAGTACCTCGTTCCAACGTATGTTGCGAGGACACCGAAGAGTCCGTACATGAAGTCCATTGGCAGGTACTTCTGCGTCCTTGGCCCTATGTAGGAGCCTATGAAGATACCGGCCCAACCGATCAGTATTGGAACCAGTGGGAACTCAACGCCCCTCGCAAGCCATCCAAGGATGGTCGAAGTCTGAGTGAAGAACACTGCAAGTGTCGAAGCTCCAGGTACGATGTACATTGGCAGTCCAAGGCTCGTCAGGAACGGAACGAAGAGGAAACCACCGCCAATGCCTAAAACTGCTGACATGAATCCTATCAGGAAACCAACGATGAACGGTATGTAGTTCCCAATCTTGAACTGCTCTCCGAAGAACTCGAACTCGGTGTATGTGCCGACCTTCAGGTTCTTTATGCCCTCGAGCTCGTGGAGTCTTCCAGCCTCTTTAAGTTCCTTGACCTTCTGGGCGAATCTCTTGGCAGCTTCTCTTCCCTTTGCCTTTGAAGCCTTAGCTCTCGGTGTGAGCTGGTAGAACATGTACGCGGCTATCAGGTACGTACCAAGCCCGAACACACCTTTGTAGACGGAAATGCCCAGCTTTCCACCAGTCAGCCAGACACCAGCCTGTGCTCCCAGTACTGCACCAATTCCAAGGAAGAGTCCTGCAGGCCAGACGAGTCTCTTCTGAGTGTACCAGTTTATCGTACTCGAAACTGCGTTGAACCACGTAAGCCCCGAGTTGCCCAGCCTGATGCTGTCTGTCAGGTACTTGCCCGCATCAGTGTACGAACCGATGTTAACTTTCACGCCTTTGAGCTGCTTTGCCCACTGGCCGAGTCCGAAGATGGATATGTGTCCCAGGCCTGCCATTATACCTCCAAAGGCTCCGACAGTCGAGAAAATCCATCCAACCCAAACACACCACAGAAAATAACCGAGGGCATTTATTGTTATTTTATGCCCTGCGATTTCTACCCATGTTACGTCAAACACTCGCACTCACCTCCGGTGTTATTTAAAAACATCTACTCCTCATCCTGGATCTTCTCGGGCTCAACGAACGTAAGCAATGGGCAAAGCTTGCACACGTCGTAGCCCGGATACGTCTTGCCGGTGCGCGGGAAGCTTGGCCCACCCCACTCTTTGGTCCTCTCGAGGAGCCTCCTGACAACAGCCTCGATCTGGTCTCCAGGAATGTAGACGTTAATTTCTCCCTGCTCAGTCTTTCCTGACGTTTTGCTGCCGCTGCACATGGGCACAATGTTTATCCTGCGGTTGTTGTACGTCCATACTGCCCCTCCGCAGACAGCAGAGTTCATCATGAAGTTCGGCTGAATCGGGTGGATGTCGAACGCTGATGCGTAGTCGTTGTAGATGTGGTATGTCTGCAGAACATCGCAGATTATGTGTACTACATCTGGTTCAAAAGTCGCTTTGTGGAGCGGAGCGGTTGCAAAAGCCAGCAACCCTTCTGGCAGCCTTGGCTTTGTCTTAACAAACCTCTCAGCCTGACTGTGGTCTTTCGTGTACTTCAGGTGGCTCTTAATTTCCCTCTCGTCGAAGTCCTTCCATCCAAAGATGTAGCGGGCGTTGCTGCACCCCATTCTCTCCTTTGTTCCCAGCAGAACCTCTCCATCCTGTCTCGAAGCAGCGCTGAAGTGGCAGAATGTAAGAGGTTTCGAGGCAATTCTGTATTTGGCTTTCTCCTTGAACTCTCTCAGCTCCTCTTCGAGGAAGAAGAACTTAACAGCCACCGGGTAGTACTTCAGTCGGAGTAAGTTTCTGAGTACAAAGACAATGTCTGCATAGCTCAGTTTCTCCTTCCCAAGCATGTACTCTGCAAACTTCACGTCGTCAAGCAAAAGCTCGCTGTCCATTGCAACCCCTGCGCCACCTTCTCCAACGGCTCCCGCGCTCTGACATTCAGGCATTTTTCGACTCACCTCAAAATCTTGGCAACAGGCGGTTGTATTTAA
Protein-coding regions in this window:
- the engB gene encoding GTP-binding protein EngB, which translates into the protein MDSGRVKHEIIFVGRSNVGKSTLFSALFGKKVRKGKKPGTTIKPNFLQYRDLLITDLPGYGYIRGVNRDFNERVKDFIVHYIENNANRIIVSVHVIDAKAFPEVVERWESRGEIPVDIEMYEFLDEVSNVIVAANKIDKVENVDETLDIIAEKLGMLSRDMIFPVCAKKGEVKPLKEELKKRLVRAGRSDLLGVFRR
- a CDS encoding preprotein translocase subunit Sec61beta produces the protein MAKGQKTKTPPLMSSAGIMRYFEEEKTQVKISPKSILAFGFVIGALIIVLNAYYGLWPG
- a CDS encoding methionine adenosyltransferase, coding for MKNIYVEEIVHTPIEQQQIEIVERKGIGHPDSLADGMAEAMSRALSKEYMKRLGTILHHNTDETQIVAGRSNPQFGGGEVIEPIYVLLVGRATKFFEGVYIPTDKIALKAAKDYIREHMHCLDVETDIVFDVRLGEGSTDLKDVFKRGKVPHANDTSFGIGYAPLSETERLVYNVEQRIYNEFRRKNPAVGEDVKVMGLREKDRITLTIACAFIDRYLNDIEEYDAIKQELTEWVKDIAGEYTEREVIVNVNTADDYERGCYYLTVTGTSAENGDDGSVGRGNRCNGLITPGRPMSMEATSGKNPINHVGKIYNLLANAIASDCVEKVEGIKEIYVRILSQIGKPINEPKALSIQIIPEKGYEVEKMEPGIREVAEEWLSDITKITEMVINGELNTF
- a CDS encoding DUF169 domain-containing protein, which gives rise to MPECQSAGAVGEGGAGVAMDSELLLDDVKFAEYMLGKEKLSYADIVFVLRNLLRLKYYPVAVKFFFLEEELREFKEKAKYRIASKPLTFCHFSAASRQDGEVLLGTKERMGCSNARYIFGWKDFDEREIKSHLKYTKDHSQAERFVKTKPRLPEGLLAFATAPLHKATFEPDVVHIICDVLQTYHIYNDYASAFDIHPIQPNFMMNSAVCGGAVWTYNNRRINIVPMCSGSKTSGKTEQGEINVYIPGDQIEAVVRRLLERTKEWGGPSFPRTGKTYPGYDVCKLCPLLTFVEPEKIQDEE
- a CDS encoding DUF4405 domain-containing protein, with product MGAKSKVIVTLSLIATGIFQAISGILLFLSPKGPQSGHIVIFGLEKGTWREYHEYVGLAIIAIAVLHFVLNWRMFVNELRVLKRKRP
- a CDS encoding sulfite exporter TauE/SafE family protein — its product is MFDVTWVEIAGHKITINALGYFLWCVWVGWIFSTVGAFGGIMAGLGHISIFGLGQWAKQLKGVKVNIGSYTDAGKYLTDSIRLGNSGLTWFNAVSSTINWYTQKRLVWPAGLFLGIGAVLGAQAGVWLTGGKLGISVYKGVFGLGTYLIAAYMFYQLTPRAKASKAKGREAAKRFAQKVKELKEAGRLHELEGIKNLKVGTYTEFEFFGEQFKIGNYIPFIVGFLIGFMSAVLGIGGGFLFVPFLTSLGLPMYIVPGASTLAVFFTQTSTILGWLARGVEFPLVPILIGWAGIFIGSYIGPRTQKYLPMDFMYGLFGVLATYVGTRYFLSGFFGIKLPP